The window CGTTTTTACAAATTCAGATGGTTGGATAGTAGTGTTTATCAAAGGGATATCTATCCATCTTTGCGCTCCGAGTCTCGCATGGCCAAAAAATTCAACTGCAAAAAGCAATGCTACGCTTGTCCAGTAAATAAACGGAATAAGCCAATTCATTCTGCGAATCGGGAGTAAGAA of the Sulfurimonas sp. genome contains:
- a CDS encoding FtsW/RodA/SpoVE family cell cycle protein, with the translated sequence MWRIDKRILAQFDFLSIILIIPLVLTSNWLISEAVPALAQKQIAYVGVAALTFLAIFLLPIRRMNWLIPFIYWTSVALLFAVEFFGHARLGAQRWIDIPLINTTIQPSEFVKT